From a region of the Falco peregrinus isolate bFalPer1 chromosome 5, bFalPer1.pri, whole genome shotgun sequence genome:
- the NKTR gene encoding NK-tumor recognition protein isoform X1, with the protein MGVQDRPQCFFEIEINREPVGRIMFQLFSDICPKTCKNFLCLCSGEKGIGKTTGKKLCYKGTTFHRVVKNFMIQGGDFSEGNGKGGESIYGGYFKDENFILKHDRAFLLSMANRGKHTNGSQFFITTKPAPHLDGVHVVFGLVISGFEVIEQIENLKTDTASRPYADVRVIDCGVLVTKSAKDALEKKKKVCSDSEASDSSSSASSSSETSSGSEAENERSRRRKRKRRAKTKQSRKRRKEERRKEDPRCKRTSNQRCSLSDKSDITEKAVDVSTKRDKPVVRPEEIPPVPENRFLLRRDVPVVNVEPEPKVLDTTPVLTDQKPSVSKSGRKIKGRGTIRYHTPPRSRSCSESDDDESSETPPHWKEEMQRLRTYRPPSGEKWSKGDKLSDPCTSRWDERSASRRSRSWSHNGYSDLSTVRYSSHHKKHRKEKKKVKHKKKSKKQKHFKKHKQMKKKKTSASSDVESSHSFLRRTKSSCDHERKSRSSSLSSRRSSRRDWSKSDKEDQSSSTLSSRGTRSYYRSRSRSKSRSYSRRSSRSRSASKSSRSRSRSRSSSNPRHQKTVSNSPRNISVRLNENKLSKTAEPVRAVILPSDKVVVPPVVPENLPVIPLSDSPPPSRWKPGQKPWKPSYERIQEMKAKTTHLIPTQTNYNLVVVKEANTSSSYRKQQRSSDSDRSGYSKYRSDRSSDSWQRSRSRSSRSRSYSRSYTRSRSPSSSRTKSHSSGRSPSLSKYHSDRSGCSESTSYYSLSDDDRHRNKRKSISSDQKARSLKLRQETSSESTLPYKCTKDYDESSQGLKESDSLSSSDFSTDSERSAKMKVVQEKEGRFRLEGDTQKQDKNSLSSERGEEKFKCEQDSDHAKKKAAKEKSSEQPRGGAKTKRKSYSGSKWDSESNSERGEARHNRGDSRPSSSKEEGEATSGSDTELSVTKRIKKQSNSSEGFLDSDCTWKTSKQLSSSESESSRSSSTNIRGKSKKHKQGLKKSLKKSHSKKAKEKSKGKKEKKHKVQKRKEMFHWQPPLEFGEEDDDEINEKPLTSDDKKERQPTRDIKDKKQVYEKDEIVKDKMGNGEKACADENLLGKNTTCGASPDRSNLNKDSIEINASTSILNSGINVITCKNEIKQAEESNQNGLEDVIQTDDNMEICTPDRNSPGKVDVDVLSPVILSAKPQALSASRNKDLQVETPEQDTVKLGNNIIDFINIKEEKEAGRQENNSAPVSSAKDCSIKSEVTENTQSNMTDNKWKPLQGVGNLQPATISPAAEVKNVASASEPKPAGLRIEIKAKNKVRPGSLFDEVRKTARLNRRPRNQESSSEEESPSRDDNSPSRSLSRSRSKSESKSRHRTRSVSYSHSRSRSRSSTYSYRSRSYTRSRSRGWYSRDRSRSRSSSYHSYKSRSRTYSRSRSRSSSYGHHSRSSRSYTYDSYYSRSRSRSKRSDSYRRSRSYDRRSRSYGSDSESDRSYSNNRSPSESSRYS; encoded by the exons TTGGCCGAATTATGTTTCAGCTCTTCTCAGACATATGTCCGAAGACTTGCAAAAACTTCCTTTGCTTGTGCTCAG GTGAAAAAGGAATTGGCAAAACTACTGGAAAGAAGCTGTGTTACAAAGGCACTACATTCCATCGTGTCGTTAAAAACTTCATGATTCAGGGTGGGGACTTCAGCGAAG GTAACGGAAAAGGAGGTGAATCTATTTATGGTGGCTATTTTAAAG atGAAAACTTTATTCTCAAACATGACAGAGCGTTCCTTTTGTCAATGGCAAACCGAGGGAAACATACCAATGGTTCCCAATTTTTCAT aacaacaaaacctgCTCCTCATCTCGATGG tgtaCATGTTGTCTTTGGACTggttatttctggttttgaagtaATAGAGCAAAtagaaaatctgaaaactgaTACTGCAAGTAGGCCCTATGCAGATGTGCGAGTTATTGACTGTGGAGTGCTTGTTACAAAATCGGCAAAAGATG CTttggagaagaagaagaaagtatgTTCTGACTCAGAAGCTTCAGACTCCTCCTCCAGTGCATCAAGCTCTTCAGAAACTTCATCTGGAAgtgaagctgaaaatgaaagaagcagaaggagaaagCGTAAAAGAAGAGCTAAAACCAAACaatcaagaaaaagaagaaaagaagagaggaggaaagaggatCCAAGGTGCAAGCGAACCTCAAACCAAAGATG cagccttTCTGACAAGAGTGAtataacagaaaaagcagtcGATGTTAGCACAAAGAGGGACAAACCTGTGGTACGTCCTGAAGAAATTCCCCCAGTGcctgaaaatagatttttgctAAGAAGAGATGTGCCTGTTGTCAATGTAGAACCCGAACC GAAAGTTCTTGATACTACGCCAGTTCTGACTGACCAGAAACCATCAGTCTCTAAATCTGGAcgaaaaataaaaggaagaggCACAATA CGATATCACACACCCCCTCGATCACGATCGTGTTCCGAATCAGATGATGACGAGAGCAGTGAGACCCCTCCTcactggaaagaggaaatgcagAGATTACGAACGTACAGACCACCTAGTGGAGAAAAATGGAGCAAAGGCGATAA GTTGAGTGACCCATGTACAAGCAGATGGGATGAAAGAAGTGCATCCCGGAGATCAAGATCCTGGTCACATAACGGTTATTCTGATCTAAGTACTGTGAGATATTCTAGCCATcacaaaaagcacaggaaagagaaaaagaaggtgaaacataaaaagaaatctaaaaagcaaaagcatttcaagaagcacaagcaaatgaaaaaaaagaaaacatcagccTCATCAGATGTAGAATCTTCTCATTCCTTCCTCAGGAGGACAAAATCATCTTGTGATCATGAGAGGAAATCTCGTTCTTCTTCATTGTCTTCTAGACGTTCATCCAGAAGAGACTGGTCTAAATCTGATAAGGAAGATCAGAGCTCATCAACTTTATCAAGCAGAGGGACTCGGTCATACTACAGGTCCAGATCTAGGTCTAAATCAAGATCTTATTCCCGAAGAAGTTCTAGATCAAGATCAGCCTCTAAATCGTCACGTTCTCGAAGTAGGTCAAGGTCAAGTTCTAACCCTAGGCATCAAAAGACAGTTTCCAATTCTCCACGAAACATTTCAGTAcgattaaatgaaaataagttgAGCAAGACTGCTGAGCCTGTAAGAGCAGTTATACTCCCAAGTGATAAAGTTGTCGTACCACCAGTTGTCCCAGAAAACCTCCCTGTTATACCCTTAAGTGATAGTCCACCGCCTTCAAGGTGGAAACCTGGGCAGAAACCATGGAAGCCATCTTATGAGAGAATTCAGGAGATGAAAGCTAAAACAACCCATTTAATACCCACACAAACTAATTACAATTTAGTAGTTGTTAAAGAGGCTAACACTTCTTCCTCATATCGTAAGCAACAAAGGAGTTCTGATAGCGATCGAAGCGGTTATTCCAAATATCGTAGTGACAGAAGCTCAGATAGTTGGCAGAGATCAAGAAGCAGGTCCTCTCGAAGCAGGTCATACTCAAGATCTTACACGAGATCCAGAAGTCCATCTAGCTCTAGGACAAAATCTCATTCTTCTGGCAGATCACCGTCACTGAGTAAATACCACAGTGATAGGTCAGGTTGTAGTGAATCAACATCTTACTATTCCCTTAGTGATGATGAtagacacagaaacaaaagaaaatccatatCAAGTGATCAAAAAGCTCGGTCTCTTAAACTGAGGCAAGAAACGAGCTCTGAAAGTACTCTCCCTTATAAGTGTACAAAAGACTACGATGAATCTTCTCAAGGACTGAAAGAGAGTGACAGTTTATCATCTTCAGACTTCTCTACTGACAGTGAGCGTTCTGCCAAAATGAAAGTAGTCCAAGAAAAAGAAGGCCGTTTTCGATTAGAAGGAGATACTCAGAAGCAGGATAAAAATAGCTTAAGTTctgagagaggggaggagaaatTTAAGTGTGAGCAGGATTCTGATCATgctaaaaagaaagcagctaagGAGAAATCTTCTGAGCAGCCTAGAGGCGGTGCAAAAACTAAACGAAAATCCTATTCGGGTAGTAAATGGGACTCTGAATCAAATTCTGAAAGAGGAGAGGCAAGACATAATAGGGGAGATTCCAGACCCTCCTCTAGtaaagaggaaggagaggccACATCAGGATCTGATACAGAGCTTAGCGTCACCAAAAGGATAAAAAAGCAATCAAATTCTTCAGAAGGCTTTCTGGATTCTGATTGTACATGGAAGACAAGCAAACAGTTGTCATCTTCTGAATCTGAGAGTTCTCGTTCTAGCTCAACAAACATTAGAGGAAAgtcaaaaaaacacaaacagggcttgaaaaaatctcttaaaaaatCACActccaaaaaagcaaaagaaaaatcaaaagggaaaaaggagaagaaacacaaagttcagaaaagaaaagaaatgtttcattgGCAACCCCCTCTGGAGTTTGGTGAAGAAGATGATGATGAGATAAATGAAAAGCCACTTACCAGTGATGATAAAAAAGAGAGGCAGCCTACCAGGGACATAAAGGATAAAAAGCAAGTTTATGAAAAGGATGAAATAGTCAAAGATAAAATGGGGAATGGTGAAAAGGCTTGTGCGGATGAAAACCTTTTAGGTAAAAACACTACATGTGGTGCCTCACCAGATCGCAGTAACCTCAATAAGGATAGCATTGAAATAAATGCTTCAACCAGTATTTTAAACTCAGGAATAAATGTGATCACTTGCAAGAATGAGATTAAACAGGCTGAGGAAAGTAACCAGAACGGATTGGAAGATGTTATTCAGACAGATGACAACATGGAGATTTGTACTCCTGATCGTAATTCACCAGGGAAGGTTGATGTGGACGTTTTGTCTCCTGTCATTCTCTCTGCTAAACCTCAGGCTTTAAGTGCTAGTAGAAACAAAGATTTACAGGTTGAGACCCCTGAACAAGATACTGTCAAGCTAGGAAACAATATTATAGactttattaatattaaagaagaaaaagaagcaggaagGCAAGAAAATAACTCTGCTCCTGTGTCTAGTGCTAAGGACTGTAGTATAAAAAGTGAAGTTACTGAAAATACGCAAAGCAATATGACAGATAATAAATGGAAGCCGTTGCAAGGTGTTGGTAATTTACAGCCAGCAACAATTAGTCCTGctgcagaagttaaaaatgTAGCTTCAGCATCAGAGCCTAAACCAGCAGGTTTAAGAattgaaataaaagctaaaaataaagtaagaCCTGGATCTCTGTTTGATGAAGTTAGAAAAACAGCACGGCTAAATCGAAGGCCAAGGAACCAAGAAAGTTCCAGTGAGGAAGAATCTCCCAGTAGAGATGACAATAGCCCCTCCAGGAGTCTCAGTAGGTCACGAAGTAAATCAGAGTCTAAATCCAGACACAGAACAAGGTCCGTATCTTACAGTCACTCAAGGAGTCGATCCCGAAGTTCTACATATTCATATAG GTCAAGGAGCTATACAAGAAGCCGAAGCAGAGGATGGTATAGTAGAGATCGGTCAAGAAGTCGAAGCAGTTCTTACCACAGTTACAAGAGTCGTAG TCGAACCTATAGTAGAAGTAGATCCAGAAGTAGTTCTTATGGTCATCACAGTCGATCCAG TAGGTCATACACGTATGATAGTTACTATAGCAGAAGTAGAAGTAGAAGTAAAAGGAGTGACAGCTATCGAAGATCTAGAAGTTATGATAGAAGGTCCAG ATCTTATGGCTCTGACAGTGAAAGCGATCGCAGTTACTCCAACAATCGAAGTCCTAGTGAAAGCAGCAGATATAGCTGA
- the NKTR gene encoding NK-tumor recognition protein isoform X6, protein MGVQDRPQCFFEIEINREPVGRIMFQLFSDICPKTCKNFLCLCSGEKGIGKTTGKKLCYKGTTFHRVVKNFMIQGGDFSEGNGKGGESIYGGYFKDENFILKHDRAFLLSMANRGKHTNGSQFFITTKPAPHLDGVHVVFGLVISGFEVIEQIENLKTDTASRPYADVRVIDCGVLVTKSAKDALEKKKKVCSDSEASDSSSSASSSSETSSGSEAENERSRRRKRKRRAKTKQSRKRRKEERRKEDPSLSDKSDITEKAVDVSTKRDKPVVRPEEIPPVPENRFLLRRDVPVVNVEPEPKVLDTTPVLTDQKPSVSKSGRKIKGRGTIRYHTPPRSRSCSESDDDESSETPPHWKEEMQRLRTYRPPSGEKWSKGDKLSDPCTSRWDERSASRRSRSWSHNGYSDLSTVRYSSHHKKHRKEKKKVKHKKKSKKQKHFKKHKQMKKKKTSASSDVESSHSFLRRTKSSCDHERKSRSSSLSSRRSSRRDWSKSDKEDQSSSTLSSRGTRSYYRSRSRSKSRSYSRRSSRSRSASKSSRSRSRSRSSSNPRHQKTVSNSPRNISVRLNENKLSKTAEPVRAVILPSDKVVVPPVVPENLPVIPLSDSPPPSRWKPGQKPWKPSYERIQEMKAKTTHLIPTQTNYNLVVVKEANTSSSYRKQQRSSDSDRSGYSKYRSDRSSDSWQRSRSRSSRSRSYSRSYTRSRSPSSSRTKSHSSGRSPSLSKYHSDRSGCSESTSYYSLSDDDRHRNKRKSISSDQKARSLKLRQETSSESTLPYKCTKDYDESSQGLKESDSLSSSDFSTDSERSAKMKVVQEKEGRFRLEGDTQKQDKNSLSSERGEEKFKCEQDSDHAKKKAAKEKSSEQPRGGAKTKRKSYSGSKWDSESNSERGEARHNRGDSRPSSSKEEGEATSGSDTELSVTKRIKKQSNSSEGFLDSDCTWKTSKQLSSSESESSRSSSTNIRGKSKKHKQGLKKSLKKSHSKKAKEKSKGKKEKKHKVQKRKEMFHWQPPLEFGEEDDDEINEKPLTSDDKKERQPTRDIKDKKQVYEKDEIVKDKMGNGEKACADENLLGKNTTCGASPDRSNLNKDSIEINASTSILNSGINVITCKNEIKQAEESNQNGLEDVIQTDDNMEICTPDRNSPGKVDVDVLSPVILSAKPQALSASRNKDLQVETPEQDTVKLGNNIIDFINIKEEKEAGRQENNSAPVSSAKDCSIKSEVTENTQSNMTDNKWKPLQGVGNLQPATISPAAEVKNVASASEPKPAGLRIEIKAKNKVRPGSLFDEVRKTARLNRRPRNQESSSEEESPSRDDNSPSRSLSRSRSKSESKSRHRTRSVSYSHSRSRSRSSTYSYRSRSYTRSRSRGWYSRDRSRSRSSSYHSYKSRSRTYSRSRSRSSSYGHHSRSSRSYTYDSYYSRSRSRSKRSDSYRRSRSYDRRSRSYGSDSESDRSYSNNRSPSESSRYS, encoded by the exons TTGGCCGAATTATGTTTCAGCTCTTCTCAGACATATGTCCGAAGACTTGCAAAAACTTCCTTTGCTTGTGCTCAG GTGAAAAAGGAATTGGCAAAACTACTGGAAAGAAGCTGTGTTACAAAGGCACTACATTCCATCGTGTCGTTAAAAACTTCATGATTCAGGGTGGGGACTTCAGCGAAG GTAACGGAAAAGGAGGTGAATCTATTTATGGTGGCTATTTTAAAG atGAAAACTTTATTCTCAAACATGACAGAGCGTTCCTTTTGTCAATGGCAAACCGAGGGAAACATACCAATGGTTCCCAATTTTTCAT aacaacaaaacctgCTCCTCATCTCGATGG tgtaCATGTTGTCTTTGGACTggttatttctggttttgaagtaATAGAGCAAAtagaaaatctgaaaactgaTACTGCAAGTAGGCCCTATGCAGATGTGCGAGTTATTGACTGTGGAGTGCTTGTTACAAAATCGGCAAAAGATG CTttggagaagaagaagaaagtatgTTCTGACTCAGAAGCTTCAGACTCCTCCTCCAGTGCATCAAGCTCTTCAGAAACTTCATCTGGAAgtgaagctgaaaatgaaagaagcagaaggagaaagCGTAAAAGAAGAGCTAAAACCAAACaatcaagaaaaagaagaaaagaagagaggaggaaagaggatCCAAG ccttTCTGACAAGAGTGAtataacagaaaaagcagtcGATGTTAGCACAAAGAGGGACAAACCTGTGGTACGTCCTGAAGAAATTCCCCCAGTGcctgaaaatagatttttgctAAGAAGAGATGTGCCTGTTGTCAATGTAGAACCCGAACC GAAAGTTCTTGATACTACGCCAGTTCTGACTGACCAGAAACCATCAGTCTCTAAATCTGGAcgaaaaataaaaggaagaggCACAATA CGATATCACACACCCCCTCGATCACGATCGTGTTCCGAATCAGATGATGACGAGAGCAGTGAGACCCCTCCTcactggaaagaggaaatgcagAGATTACGAACGTACAGACCACCTAGTGGAGAAAAATGGAGCAAAGGCGATAA GTTGAGTGACCCATGTACAAGCAGATGGGATGAAAGAAGTGCATCCCGGAGATCAAGATCCTGGTCACATAACGGTTATTCTGATCTAAGTACTGTGAGATATTCTAGCCATcacaaaaagcacaggaaagagaaaaagaaggtgaaacataaaaagaaatctaaaaagcaaaagcatttcaagaagcacaagcaaatgaaaaaaaagaaaacatcagccTCATCAGATGTAGAATCTTCTCATTCCTTCCTCAGGAGGACAAAATCATCTTGTGATCATGAGAGGAAATCTCGTTCTTCTTCATTGTCTTCTAGACGTTCATCCAGAAGAGACTGGTCTAAATCTGATAAGGAAGATCAGAGCTCATCAACTTTATCAAGCAGAGGGACTCGGTCATACTACAGGTCCAGATCTAGGTCTAAATCAAGATCTTATTCCCGAAGAAGTTCTAGATCAAGATCAGCCTCTAAATCGTCACGTTCTCGAAGTAGGTCAAGGTCAAGTTCTAACCCTAGGCATCAAAAGACAGTTTCCAATTCTCCACGAAACATTTCAGTAcgattaaatgaaaataagttgAGCAAGACTGCTGAGCCTGTAAGAGCAGTTATACTCCCAAGTGATAAAGTTGTCGTACCACCAGTTGTCCCAGAAAACCTCCCTGTTATACCCTTAAGTGATAGTCCACCGCCTTCAAGGTGGAAACCTGGGCAGAAACCATGGAAGCCATCTTATGAGAGAATTCAGGAGATGAAAGCTAAAACAACCCATTTAATACCCACACAAACTAATTACAATTTAGTAGTTGTTAAAGAGGCTAACACTTCTTCCTCATATCGTAAGCAACAAAGGAGTTCTGATAGCGATCGAAGCGGTTATTCCAAATATCGTAGTGACAGAAGCTCAGATAGTTGGCAGAGATCAAGAAGCAGGTCCTCTCGAAGCAGGTCATACTCAAGATCTTACACGAGATCCAGAAGTCCATCTAGCTCTAGGACAAAATCTCATTCTTCTGGCAGATCACCGTCACTGAGTAAATACCACAGTGATAGGTCAGGTTGTAGTGAATCAACATCTTACTATTCCCTTAGTGATGATGAtagacacagaaacaaaagaaaatccatatCAAGTGATCAAAAAGCTCGGTCTCTTAAACTGAGGCAAGAAACGAGCTCTGAAAGTACTCTCCCTTATAAGTGTACAAAAGACTACGATGAATCTTCTCAAGGACTGAAAGAGAGTGACAGTTTATCATCTTCAGACTTCTCTACTGACAGTGAGCGTTCTGCCAAAATGAAAGTAGTCCAAGAAAAAGAAGGCCGTTTTCGATTAGAAGGAGATACTCAGAAGCAGGATAAAAATAGCTTAAGTTctgagagaggggaggagaaatTTAAGTGTGAGCAGGATTCTGATCATgctaaaaagaaagcagctaagGAGAAATCTTCTGAGCAGCCTAGAGGCGGTGCAAAAACTAAACGAAAATCCTATTCGGGTAGTAAATGGGACTCTGAATCAAATTCTGAAAGAGGAGAGGCAAGACATAATAGGGGAGATTCCAGACCCTCCTCTAGtaaagaggaaggagaggccACATCAGGATCTGATACAGAGCTTAGCGTCACCAAAAGGATAAAAAAGCAATCAAATTCTTCAGAAGGCTTTCTGGATTCTGATTGTACATGGAAGACAAGCAAACAGTTGTCATCTTCTGAATCTGAGAGTTCTCGTTCTAGCTCAACAAACATTAGAGGAAAgtcaaaaaaacacaaacagggcttgaaaaaatctcttaaaaaatCACActccaaaaaagcaaaagaaaaatcaaaagggaaaaaggagaagaaacacaaagttcagaaaagaaaagaaatgtttcattgGCAACCCCCTCTGGAGTTTGGTGAAGAAGATGATGATGAGATAAATGAAAAGCCACTTACCAGTGATGATAAAAAAGAGAGGCAGCCTACCAGGGACATAAAGGATAAAAAGCAAGTTTATGAAAAGGATGAAATAGTCAAAGATAAAATGGGGAATGGTGAAAAGGCTTGTGCGGATGAAAACCTTTTAGGTAAAAACACTACATGTGGTGCCTCACCAGATCGCAGTAACCTCAATAAGGATAGCATTGAAATAAATGCTTCAACCAGTATTTTAAACTCAGGAATAAATGTGATCACTTGCAAGAATGAGATTAAACAGGCTGAGGAAAGTAACCAGAACGGATTGGAAGATGTTATTCAGACAGATGACAACATGGAGATTTGTACTCCTGATCGTAATTCACCAGGGAAGGTTGATGTGGACGTTTTGTCTCCTGTCATTCTCTCTGCTAAACCTCAGGCTTTAAGTGCTAGTAGAAACAAAGATTTACAGGTTGAGACCCCTGAACAAGATACTGTCAAGCTAGGAAACAATATTATAGactttattaatattaaagaagaaaaagaagcaggaagGCAAGAAAATAACTCTGCTCCTGTGTCTAGTGCTAAGGACTGTAGTATAAAAAGTGAAGTTACTGAAAATACGCAAAGCAATATGACAGATAATAAATGGAAGCCGTTGCAAGGTGTTGGTAATTTACAGCCAGCAACAATTAGTCCTGctgcagaagttaaaaatgTAGCTTCAGCATCAGAGCCTAAACCAGCAGGTTTAAGAattgaaataaaagctaaaaataaagtaagaCCTGGATCTCTGTTTGATGAAGTTAGAAAAACAGCACGGCTAAATCGAAGGCCAAGGAACCAAGAAAGTTCCAGTGAGGAAGAATCTCCCAGTAGAGATGACAATAGCCCCTCCAGGAGTCTCAGTAGGTCACGAAGTAAATCAGAGTCTAAATCCAGACACAGAACAAGGTCCGTATCTTACAGTCACTCAAGGAGTCGATCCCGAAGTTCTACATATTCATATAG GTCAAGGAGCTATACAAGAAGCCGAAGCAGAGGATGGTATAGTAGAGATCGGTCAAGAAGTCGAAGCAGTTCTTACCACAGTTACAAGAGTCGTAG TCGAACCTATAGTAGAAGTAGATCCAGAAGTAGTTCTTATGGTCATCACAGTCGATCCAG TAGGTCATACACGTATGATAGTTACTATAGCAGAAGTAGAAGTAGAAGTAAAAGGAGTGACAGCTATCGAAGATCTAGAAGTTATGATAGAAGGTCCAG ATCTTATGGCTCTGACAGTGAAAGCGATCGCAGTTACTCCAACAATCGAAGTCCTAGTGAAAGCAGCAGATATAGCTGA